CCGAGGTTCGCGCCTGTCTGCAACGTCTGGCGGCCAAACGCGGTGAGCCCGGGGCTCGCGTCAGGGACCTCCTGGCCCGTGACCCCGGACGGATCGACGCACTCACCGAATTGACCGGCGGCAACCCGCGCACCCTGGCGGTCCTGTACCTGCTCCTGGAGGGCCAGGCGGGTGAGGACGCCTTCGCCGACCTGGAGCGCCTCCTGGACCGGATGACACCGCTGTACAAGGCCCGCACCGAGGAGGCCGCCCCCCAGGCGCGCGCCGTGCTGGATGCGGTGGCCCTGAACTGGGACCCGATCACCGCCAACGCGGCGGCGCGCGAGTCCGGGTTGGACGTGACCGCGGTCAATGCCCAACTGGCGCGGCTGGAGAACGACGGCTATGTGGAAAAGGTCGAGGTCAGCGGCAGCGGGCGTTCCGGCTATCAACTGGTGGAGCGCTTCTTCAATATCTGGTACCTGATGCGCCACGGCAGCCGCCGGCTGAAACAGCGGGTGCGCTGGCTGACCTGCTTCCTGCGCGGGTTCTATTCGCCCGGCGAACGCGAGGGGCTGGGCCGCGAGATCCTGGGTTCGGGCAATTACCAGGGCCGCGCCGATTGGATGCTGGCGGTGGCGAAGAGCCAGGAAGACGGTGTCTATCGCAAAGCACTGACCCATGCCGCCGGGCGCGACCTGTGGCAGCAGTCGGAGGTCCGCGAGCGGATCGAGCGGCTGGTTGATCTGCGCGATATCGATCCGGAACAGGCGGATATGGTCGAACTGGAGCACCGGGTATCGGTGATGCAGCGGGAATGGCCGACCGGGATGGATGCGCGGCAATTTTGGGAGCTATTGGGTGGGTCGCTGGAACTCGGCGGGGCGCAGAAGCGGGCCATTGTCGAGCAATTGCCCGGCATGGCGGCGGATAAGCTCGGCGAACTGGTTGCAACTTTGCGCAAAGAGGTTGCCGATCTCTGCAGAAGCTTGAAGTTAACAGAGGACGAGTTGGCGCCTTACCGTGCCGCCGTGCGGGATGGCAGTATCCGCCACCGCTATGACTGGGAGGGCGCAAGCGCCGCCGCGCTGCACGAAAGGAATTTCGACATCGCCGCCGTTGGGTGCCTGGTGATGCTCCAACATTTCGAGCGCGACCCCGACGCGGTGGACAAGATCCGGCAACGTTTTCCGGGGGAGACGCGGGGACTGTGGGCGCGCGTGGATTCCCACCCTCGCCTTGAAAAACCAGACACCGGAATTAGTGCACGTTATCGCGGCCACCGGCTCAAGGAACTCGGATTCATGCAGGAGGCGGAAACGGCCTTCCGCCGGGCCATCACACTCGTTCCCAAGGATGCAAATTCATGGCATTCACTCGGTTCGCTGCTACAAGATCATCTGGGCCGCTACGAGGAGGCCGAAACCGCCTACCGTCAGGCCATCGTGCTCGATCCAACGTCGGCAAGCGGATGGCTCTGGCTCGGCAGCTTGTTGCAGCGGCACCTGGGCCGTTACGAAGAGGCCGAAGCCGCCTACCGCGAGGCTATCGCGCTCGACCCCAAGTCGGCAGATGCCTGGGTGTCACTCGGCTCGTTGCTGCAAGAGCTTACCGGCCGCTGCGAGGAAGCCGAAGCCGCCTACCGTCAGGCCATCGTGCTCGATCCCAAATGGGTATGCCCATGGGCCTACCTTGGCGCGTTGCTGCAAGACCGTCTTGGCCGTTATGAAGAGGCCGAACAGGCGTATCTCCAAAGTCTGAGACTGTGGGGGCAGGAGCCGACGAGTCAGCGCGGCGGAGGCAGCGGGAATGACGTACACGGCCTCCTGGCCTATCTGTATTGGTTCCACCTGGGCCGGCCCGAGGAGGCTCGCCGCTACGCCGAACTGGGACAGCAGGTGCCGGAAACCTATCTCGGTCGCCTGCTCGACGCCGCCCAACACCTGGCCGAAGACGCGCCCAAGGCCGCCTTCGACGCCCTCGACGCCGCGCTCGCCGAGGCCGACGCCAAGCTCTGGGTCCAATTCCTCGGGCGGCTGCAACGCACCCTGCGCCATGCCCATGCCAAAGGCTACGCCCCTAAGTTCCGCGAATGGATGGAGGCCGCCGACTATCCCGCCCGCTACGCCCCCCTGTACTGGGCCTTCCTGGCCCTGCTCGAGGGCGAGGGCATCCTGCGCAACGTGAGCCCGGAGGTACGCCGCACCGCGCTGCGCATCTATCAGGGCCTCGCCGCCAACGCCGCGCCGCCCCCGCCGGCCAAGAAGGCTGGCCGCCGCCGGGGCCGTGAGGCGGGGCCAGGGCGGGACGGGTCTTGAGACCAGGTCCCGCGTCTTTGGCCGCTTGCGCAAGCGACGCTGTGGGAGCGGCTTCAGCCGCGACCAGGCGTCGCAAGCGCCCGCCACGTCGCAGGTTTCCGCAGCCTATGTCACGCCCTTTCAGGGCTGATCGTCCTTCTCCCGACACCCAGGGCGTTGCCCTGGGCTGGTATGTCGCGCCCCTTTGGGGCTGCCAGGTCGGCAGCGTTACGCCCTCGTCTGATTTGCGCTTATTTGCGTTCATTTGCGGCTAAATACTCTTTTCAGGCTCACTGGACCGGCCGCACCCGCGCCCGGATCGCCGCCCGCAAGGCCGCCGGGTCGAGCGGCTTGCGCAGCACCAGGGGCCGCCCGGGGAGGTCGTCGAGGCCCGCCAGGGCGCTGTCCTGGCCGGTCATGAGGATCACCGGCAGCCCCGGCCGCTCCCGCGCCAGGTGCCGGAAGAGGCCGATCCCGTCCAGCGTGGGCATGGCGATATCGGAGAGCACGAGATCGAACCCGGAGTCCTGGGCCAGGAGTGCGAGCGCGGCCTGCCCATGTTCCGCCTGGGCCAGGTCCACCCCGCCCAGGGTCAGCAGCCGGGCCACCGCCTCGCGCACCCGCGGGTCGTCATCCACCACCAGGACGCGCAGCCCCGGGGGCAGCCCGTCGGACCCCGGGTCCGCGACGGCGGCCGGGGGTGAACGCGGGTCGGCGTCGGGTAGCGGCGTCGGCTCGCTCACGGCCGGCAACAGGAGCCGGAAGCTGGTGCCGCAACCCGGGCGCGATTCCACCACCAGCCCGGCCCCGGAGCGGGCGATGAACTCCTGCACCATGAAGAGCCCGAGCCCGTGGCCGCGCTGCTTGGCCTTGGTGGAAAAGAGCGGGTCGAAGATATTCGGGAGGATGGCGGGCTCGATGCCGCTGCCCGTATCGGTCACCCGCAACTCCACGCAGTCCATGGCCGGGCGGGTCCCGACCGCCAGGCGGGTGTCGTCGACCCCGGCGCTGGGCGCGGCCTCAATGCGCAACTCCCCGCCCGCGGGCATGGCGTCGCGGGCGTTGAGCGCGAGATTGAGCAGCGCCGCTTGTAGAAAGCCCGCGTTGGTGCGCGCCTTGAGACCGGGCGCAATGGCGATGCTCAGGCGGATGGCCGCGGGCAGGACCTGCTGCAGGATGCGTGCCAACTCGGCGACGGTCTCTTGCAGGTCCACCGGCTCCAGCGGGACCCCCCCGGCGCGGCTCAAGGAGAGCATCCCGGAGGTGATGACCTTGGCCTGACCCAGGGCGCTTTGGGTCTCTTCCAAGACCTGACGCAGTTCGGGATCGCTGTCAGCCCCCGGCAGGCCGATGCTCAGGAAGTAGATGTTGGCATCGATGACCCCCAGCAGGTTGTTGAAATCATGTGCGACCCCACTCGCCAGGTGGCCGATGGTCTCGCGCTCGCGCGACTCCACCAGGTCGTGCTGGATCTGCTCCTGATAGCGCATGGCCGCCAGGCGTTGGGCGATCAGCCGCAGCATCTGCCGCTCCGGTTCCCCCAGATTCAGGGCCGACTGGGTCCCCCACAGGGACAGGATCAGCGTTTCCGTCGGCCCGTCCGGCCGGGGGGCGTCGAAGGCGAGCCCTACGCAGGAGTGCAGGCCCGAGGTTGCCGCGGCCCCCGGCAGGCGGTCGATGCCCAGAACACAGGGGGTGCCGCGATGCGCCAGGGTCTGCGCCAGGACGGCCTGGAACATCGCCGGTCCGGGTCCGTCCGCGCCCTCACCGGGGAGTGCGATCAGCACCTGGTGCCGCTGGTCATCCTCCATCACCCCCAGGACCGCCGCCGCCGCCCCCAGGGTCCGGCAGCCGAGTTCCAGCAGGGCGCGGTCCTTGTCCGCGGGCGGCAGCGGCCGGTTGATCAGGTCCACCAGTTCCTCGAGCTGGGCGGCATGGCGGGTCTCGTTCTCGCGGATCAGGTCCTGCGCCAGGTGGCGATCGGTGATGTCCGTGTCGATGCCGCGGTAGCCCAGGAAGGTGCCGTCCGGGGCCAGCATGGGTGCCCCGCTGCTCATCAGCCATACCCGCCAGTTCTGCACCCCCAGGCAGAGCCGGTCGAAGTCCCGGATCGGCTCACGGCGCTGCATGATGGCAAAGACGGCGGCCTTGACCGTGGCCCGGTCCGCGGCCGGCAAGAGATCGTAAAAATGCTGGCCGATCAGTTCGTCCGCCCGATAGCCAAGGATCTGTTCGCAGACCGGGTTGACGTAGGTGTAGCGTCCCTGGGGGTCGATCTCCCAGCTCATGGAGCGGCTCTGATGGGCCAACTGCTCATAGCGGGCGTTGCTCGCGCGCAGGTCCGCCGTGGCGTGGGCGCGGTCCATGGCCCCGGCCAGGACGCTGGCAAAGACCTGGAGGAAGCGGATCTGCATCGGCGACCAGTCCCGCGGGGCGCGCACGGCGTCGAAGCCGACACAGCCGAGCAGCACCTCGCCGACGGCCAGTGGTGCGACGAGCATCGACTGGATTGCCTGGGCGCGGCACATCTCCTGCTCTCGGGACCAGGCCGCGGGCAGGTCCGTCACCCGGGGGATCACGACCGGCTCGCCGAGCCGCAATTGGAGCATCAATTCCGGTAGCGTCGAAATGGGGATCGCCTGATTCTGCGCCAGCGCGGGGGCCACACCCGCCGCCGCCCACTCCAGGGTGTTGGTGAGGGTGCCCGCGGACTCATCGAGCAGGATGACGTAGCTGCGGTCCGCATGGGCGAAGCGACCAACGCGCTCGAGCGCCTCCGCGGTCAAGGCATCGAGCCCCTGGTCGGGCACGCCGAGCAAGCGCACGGCCAGTGCCAGCAGTTCGTCGACCATGGCTTCGCGCTGGGCCAGCGCCGCCTCGGCCTGTTTGCGCTCGCTGATGTCCTGGTGGATGCCGGACATCAGCCGCGGGGCCCCCGCGGCGTCACGTTCCATCACCCGGCCCTGGTCCAGGACCCATATCCAGTGCCCGTCACGGTGGCGCATGCGCAGGTCGCACTCGTAGCCATCCAACTCGCCCCGGAAGTGCGCCTCCAGCAGGGCCAGGCTCCGCTTCAGGTCAGCGGGCTCCGTGAGGTCGATCCAGGTCTGGATGCTGAGCGGGGCCAGGTCGGCCAACTGGTAGCCCAGGATCTCGGCCCAGCGCGCGTTGACCAGGATGACACCGGTCTGGACCTCCCACTCCCAGGTGCCGACCCGGGTCCCGGCGATGATATTGGACAGGCGCCGCCGCTCCGCACTCAGGGCCAGTTCCGCCTCCTTGCGCTCAGTGATGTCGATGCTGATCCCTTCGATTGCGCTGACCCGGCCTGCGGGGTCGTGCTGGACGCGGGTGCGGTAATGCACGCTGCGCTCGTCCCCGTTGAGCCGACGGATCCGCACGTCATGCTCGTCGGTGAGGTCCTCGCCGGCCAGTACGGAGCGCAGTTGGCTGGTGATCAGGCCCCGGTCCCGCGGATGGACACGGCGCAGGAAGTTCTCCAGCGTCGGCGCGACGCTGCCGGGGGCGTAGCCCAGGAGTCGGTAGCCCTGGTCCGACCACTCCACCTCGTTGGTGCGCAGGTCCAGATACCAGCTCCCCATGTCGGCGATGCGCTGGGACTCGGCGAGGCGTGTCTCGCTGCGGTGCAGGCGTTCGCGCAGGCGCGCGGAGTCCAGGTTTTCCTGCGCCAGGGCCCTGAAGCTTGTGGTCAGGGATCGCGCCATCGCGGCCACCGCGTCCGCCAACTGTCCGGGCTCCCGCAACCGGCCGGGCCTCGGTGTGGGCCAGGGCCGGTCCTCGCGGATGGCGGCGGGCAGGGCCGCGGTGACCTCCACCAGTTCGCGCAGCGGGCGGACCAACTGCCGACTCAGGGTCTGGGCAGCGGCAACGCCCAGACCCGCCAGGGCCAGGAGCACCAGAAGGATTCGGGTCACGGTCTCCTGCAGCCGGTCGATCAGGGGGGCGGCGTTGAATTCCACCGCCAACAGGCCGGCCGGGGATGCGGGTTCGCCGGGGACCTCCATGCGGTAACGCGCGCCGCGCCAGCGGGCCATGCGCGAGGGGAGCCGGCCGCTGGGCAGGATGATCGTCAGTCCCGCGGTTCCGGTGGGGATACCGGTTTCCCGCCGGGGCAGCTTGCCGAGATCGCCGCCCGGCGGCGCCGACCACTGAACCTGCGGCTCGCTGCCCGCCGGGAGATGCTCGTGCAGGAGTCGATTCAGGTGCTCGCGTTCTGCTTCGCGGTCTGCCGCACTGCGGCCGTCCAGATGGTACCGGGGTCCCAGGTGATGGACCGCCAGCTCGGCGAAGAGCCCCAGCCGCTCGGCCTGTTCGGCCTCCAGGTGGCCCTTCAGGTCGCGGCTCTGCCAGGTCGTGATCAGCAGGGAGGGCACCAGCAGGCTGGAGAGCAGGACGCTGAAGAGGACCTGCGCGACCGGGAGGGCACGGCGACGGCGGCTCAGGTCGACCGCCAACAGCATGAGACCGGCGAGGGCGGCATTGAGGATGCCGTTGAGTGCCTGCTTGACGGCGACCAGCAGGGTTGGCGGCCAGCCCATCCCGAGTCCCCAGTGATAGCAGAGCAGGACCAGCGGGATGCCGATCAGGAACCAGTAGAGGGTCACCGAGACCGCGAGCGGCGGTGCGTCGCGGCCGCGGCGGCGCGTGCGCGCCCGGTGCCAGGCGACCGCGACCGCCTCGCCGACCAGGATGATCAGGGCATAGGGGTGGTCCCAGAGGAACCAGGTGTAGGCGCCGCCGACCAGGGCCACCAGCAGGCCGGGCCAGGTCCCCAGCCACACCAGGGCCAGCAGCACCGCAATCGAGCCGAACAGGACATCGACACCGAAAAACAGCGGCAGATTGACATAATTGCCGAGCAGGGCGAGCAGCGCCAGCGCGGGGGTGGCGACCAGGACCCGGGTCAGGCCCGGTCCGGGCGGGGCCGGGAGCGGCACCGGGGTGTCTATGGCGGTGTCGATGATCGCAACTCCTGCCGTCTCCCGGGCGACCGGCCGCCGGCCCCTGGCCCGGTGCTGGTCAAGCGGTCGACGCCGGGGCGCACAACTGCCCGAGCAGGGTGCGCAGTTGTTCCGGTCGGAGCGGTTTCTGGATGGTCGCATCCACCCCCAGTTGTTCGCTCACGGCCAGGACATGGGTCGGGTGGCCCCGCACGATGTCCCCGCTGATGGCGATGATCCGGGTCCCGGGGGCGATCAGGCGCATGCGCGCGATCACCTCGAAGCCGTCCAGGTCCGGCATATAGATGTCCACCAGCAGCAGGGCGGGCGGGTCCGCCGCCATCGCGGTCAGGGCCGCCCGGCCATCGGTAAAGGTCTCGCAGCGATAGCCCCAGGCCGCGATCAGGCGGGCGGTGGCGGCGAGCAGGCGTGGGTCATCGTCGATCAGCACGATGCGGGGATTGATGGTCGCGGGCATGGGGTCGGCCTCCTGAGGGCGCGAGCGGGCCGGATGGATCTCAAAGCAACTCAAGAGGATTTGTCCGCAAATAAGGAATGGTTCGCTAATAAGTTAAACAAGTCCATTTGGGAATGCCTTTGGCGTCGTTGTCGTTGTCGTTGTCGTTGTCGTAATCGGAGAAACGATGCAATTTGGCGTGCGAGAGAATCCGGGGCGCTACGATAAACTCGACAACGACAACGACAACGACAACGACAACGACAACGAGTCGAACTAATCCTGTCAATCCGCTCTGATATCCTGGCTCTTGCTCGATCGCCGGACTGTTATCGAGACGTCCGCTTCGCGGTACCCGTGATCCTAGAAAGAGCAGTCATCCACAGATGAACACAGATGAACACAGATTATTCATTGGCTTACGCTTGGTCTGGGGCTCACCTTGCGGGTGATTGCGACAGTAGCGATAAGCGCATGACAATTTGAAGAACATCTGTGTTCATCTGTGTTCATCTGTGGATTTTAGGGTGATGCGCCGGCGGCTGCGCGCCGCAGCCTGGATCCTCAGGCCGGCAGTCCCACGCGGGCCTCGACCACCGCCGGGCCATAGGCGCGCGTCAGGGCCGCGATGTCCATCGGGCGGCCGAACAGGAAGCCCTGCGCCAGGTCGGCGCCGGTCTCGATCAGAAAGCGGCGCTGCGCCTCGGTCTCCACCCCCTCGGCCACGACCTTGAGCCCCAGGCTGTGGCCCAGCGTCACGATCGCCCGCAGCACCGTTTGGGCCTTGGCGGAATCGAACATCTCCGAGACGAACGACAGGTCGATCTTGAGGGTGTCGAAGGGCAGTTCGGTGAGGGCGCGGATGGACGAATAGCCGGTGCCGAAGTCGTCCATGGAGAGCGAGGCACCGAGCAGGCTGATCCGGGCCGTGAGGTCCCGGGCCGGCGGGGAATCGGCCATGGCGGCGGTTTCGGTCATCTCCACCGCCAGTCGGCAGCAGTCCTGGAGCCCGGCCAGGAGCCCCCGCACCAGGGCGATGGCGCGGTCATGGTCCAGCGCGGCGGCGGACAGGTTGACCGACAGAAATCCGAGCTTAAGCGGCATCAGTTGCGGTTTGAGCCGCAGGACGCCGGCAAAGAGTGATTCGCTCAGCGCCATCAGGAGCCCCGCGGACTCCGCCAGCGGGATGAATGCAGCGGGGCCCAGGACCCGTCCGGAGGGCAGCCGCAGACGGGCCAGGACCTCGGCGCCGCGCAGGCGTCCGTCGCCGGGTTCCACGATCGGCTGGAAGTAGGGTTCGATGCGGTCCTCCCGAATGCAGCGGGCCAGGTCGCCGACCGTCAGTAGCTGCGCCCCGGCGGCCTGCGTGGGCGTCGGCACCGGCACCGGCACCGGCACCGGCACCGCAGGTGCGCTCTCGCACCGGCCCCGCGCGAGCAGGGGCGGCAGGTCGCGCACGATCCGGCCCTTGCTGACCACCCCCAGGACCTCGATCCCGCTGGCCCGGGCGATACGCCGGGCGGTGTCGAGCAGGTCGTCCCCGTGGCCGGAGAGCAGGATGAGGGGCGCCCGGGTCTGCGCCTGGGCGAGCCAGTGGATGATGTCGATACCGTTCTCCTGGCCGAGCTCCAGATCGAGCACGATCAGGTCAGGGGACCGCGCCTGCACATCGGTCTTGAAGCTCGCGGCGGCGGTATGAAACCGTACCGCATGGCCCAGGCGTACGGCGAAGCGCCGTAGGGCAGGCTCCATCCGGGGGTCATCGTCGAGGCAGATCAGGTTCATGGGCGCCAACCGGCGTTCAGCCGTGAAAAAATGGGTCTGGCCTACGCCAGGACAAGCGTGCCCGTGTCACCGGGCGCCGGCGTTGGATCAGGGTCCGGGAGCTTGTTGACTATTGCCCCAGCGGGGCGATTACGCCAGTAAAAAACTGTAAAACCGCAATGACATAGGCGTGGCGGCCCGGGTTTCCGACCAGCGGTCGGGCGCGCCGGGCGGCCGCAACCCAGAAAGAGCAGTTTGGCCGCAAATGAACGCAAAAAGACGCAAATAATCAAAAATCTGGACGGTTCGCCCCGTTCATCGGCCGAAGGCTGCGATGAACATCGCAACGATCTGATTTATTTGCGCTTATTTGCGTTCATTCGCGGCCGATTACTTTTTCTTGATCAAGGCCCGCGCGGCAGCCGCTCCCGGATGCGTGACAACAGGATCTCGGTCACCAGGGGTTTGTACAGAATCACCGTGTCCACCGGCAGCCCGGCGGCCTGGACGCTCTGATGATCGTCGGCGGTCATCAGGATCACCGGCAGGCCCGGGGCCGCCCGGGCGAGGCGCCGGTGCAGTTCGATCCCGTCCATGCGCGGCATGACGATGTCCGACAGCACCAAGTCGCAGGGCGCCCCGCCCTCCAGCAGGGCCAGGGCCGCGGCCCCATCCACCGCCTGGTCGACCTGCAAACCATGGTTCTCCAGGATTCGGCACAGCACCGTGCGGATGCCGGGGTCGTCATCCACCAGCAGGACCCGGGCCGGCGGCGTCGGCAGCGCCTCTGCCGCGGCCGGCCCCGGCGTCGGCGCCGCCGCCGCGGCGGCCACCGGCAGATAGACCAGGAAGCGGCTGCCGCACCCCGGTTTGGTCTCGACCGCTACCCCGCCGCCGCAGCGGTCCGCAAACTCCCGGACCATAAAGAGCCCGAGACCGGTGCCGCGCCCGCTCGACTTGGTCGAGAACAGGGGTTGGAAGATGTGTCCCAGGACCTCCGCCGACATGCCGACCCCGGTATCGGAGACCGCCAACTCCACATAGTCACCCGGCTCCAGGCGCCCCAGGGTCAGCGGCAGGGCGACGGTACGCGTCACGCGCGTGAGACCGATCCCGAGCCTGCCGCGCCCCCCCATGGCGTCCCGGGCATTGATGCACAGGTTGAGCAGGGCGGCCTGCAGCAGGGCCTCGTCCGCCAGGGCGGTGAGCTCGGGGGCGATGTGGGTCGCCACCTCGATCTGCGCCGGCAGGATGCGCGCCAGGGTGCGCACGAAGCGCTCCACCACGGCCGAGACGGGCGTCGGTCCGGTCGCCAGCCGCCGCCCGCGGCTCAGCGACAGCAGGCCGGCGGTGACCATCTGGGCGTGCCGGGCGGCGAGCCGGGTCTCCTCCAGCACCTCGGCCACCTCCGGGGCCTGCCCCCGGGTACTGAGCAGATCCGTCAGATAGTCCAGGTTGATGTCGACCACGCCCAGCAGGTTGTTGAAGTCGTGGGCGACACCGCTCGCCAGGTGGCCGATGATCTCGCGCTGGCGCGACGCCAGCAGTCCGTCCAGGACCGCGCGTTCCCGCAGGCCGGAGGCGATGCCCTGCCCCACGAGTTGAATCACCTGGAGCTTCTCGGGCGTCGCCGCGGCCACCCCCTGGCCGGGGGCGAAGGACAGGGCGCCCAGGTGGGCCAGCCCCTCGGCGTCGGTCCAGCGGATCAGGGCGGCAGCGGCGAAACCGCCGTGGGGGGGCAGGGCGCAGGGCCGCGGGGCCAGCGGTTGCTGGTCCGGCGCGGCCTCGCCGGAGCGCTCCAGGTCGCGGATGCCGGCCTGCTCCGCCGCACCCAGGGCCAGGACCGCGCCGGGCGCCAACACCGGTTCCATCCCGAGCCCCGCCGCCCCGAAGCTGGTGAGCAACCGGTAGCTCGTGCCTTGGATCTCCCCCAGTGCCGCCGCACTCGCCCCCAGGCTGTGACAGGCGAAATCGAGCAGGGCGCGGATCTGTTCGTGGGGCGGGCGGTAGCCGGCCATCAGGTCCGAGAAGCCCTCCAGGTCGGCGTTGTAGCGCCGCAGGGCGCGGGCCGCGGCGTCCCGTTCGGCCTCGACCCCGCGGCGTTCCGCGGCATTGCGCAGGGCGATGGCGGCCAGATTGGCCGCTACCTCCAGCAGGTGCGCCTCGCGCTCGGAGGGGCCGTCCGGGCCGGTAGAGAAGATGGCGAAGACCCCCTGGAACTGGCCCCCGGGGCCGGGGATGGGGTGGCACCAGCAGGCCCGGGGCGCGGCCTGGTCGAGGGCGTGCGGGGCCTCCCCCGAGGTCCCGACGGCGACGCCGTGGGTCGTCCAGTAGGGTCGCCCCGCGGTGGCGTCCTGATCCTGCGCGCCGCGGCCCAGGAGCTCAGCGACGGCCGGGACCTGCGCCGGGTCGACGGCGGGGGCCGCCAGCACCCGCAGCGGCACCGGCCCGCCGCCGGTGGCAAGCATCGAGCAGTGCCCGGGGACCAGCGCGTCCAC
The DNA window shown above is from Candidatus Thiodictyon syntrophicum and carries:
- a CDS encoding tetratricopeptide repeat protein, with translation MTAIDVIAVYDPGNLTPADLVAGFVARERTLAYFINELRHQTTAGASPRHHLIVGQRGMGKTTLLLRLAVAINEEAGLAAHLLPLTFREEQYNVINLHVFWRNAIESLLDWLEQQGRTDEAAALEAALNAAETAYEKDRKGQGDGAAAWRVFQRAAERLGRRPVLFLDNLNLILDALKKHDWGLRDLLQQVDGPLVIGAAAAYPKGLSDRGAAFFDFFRITTLERLEIAEVRACLQRLAAKRGEPGARVRDLLARDPGRIDALTELTGGNPRTLAVLYLLLEGQAGEDAFADLERLLDRMTPLYKARTEEAAPQARAVLDAVALNWDPITANAAARESGLDVTAVNAQLARLENDGYVEKVEVSGSGRSGYQLVERFFNIWYLMRHGSRRLKQRVRWLTCFLRGFYSPGEREGLGREILGSGNYQGRADWMLAVAKSQEDGVYRKALTHAAGRDLWQQSEVRERIERLVDLRDIDPEQADMVELEHRVSVMQREWPTGMDARQFWELLGGSLELGGAQKRAIVEQLPGMAADKLGELVATLRKEVADLCRSLKLTEDELAPYRAAVRDGSIRHRYDWEGASAAALHERNFDIAAVGCLVMLQHFERDPDAVDKIRQRFPGETRGLWARVDSHPRLEKPDTGISARYRGHRLKELGFMQEAETAFRRAITLVPKDANSWHSLGSLLQDHLGRYEEAETAYRQAIVLDPTSASGWLWLGSLLQRHLGRYEEAEAAYREAIALDPKSADAWVSLGSLLQELTGRCEEAEAAYRQAIVLDPKWVCPWAYLGALLQDRLGRYEEAEQAYLQSLRLWGQEPTSQRGGGSGNDVHGLLAYLYWFHLGRPEEARRYAELGQQVPETYLGRLLDAAQHLAEDAPKAAFDALDAALAEADAKLWVQFLGRLQRTLRHAHAKGYAPKFREWMEAADYPARYAPLYWAFLALLEGEGILRNVSPEVRRTALRIYQGLAANAAPPPPAKKAGRRRGREAGPGRDGS
- a CDS encoding PAS domain S-box protein; this translates as MPLPAPPGPGLTRVLVATPALALLALLGNYVNLPLFFGVDVLFGSIAVLLALVWLGTWPGLLVALVGGAYTWFLWDHPYALIILVGEAVAVAWHRARTRRRGRDAPPLAVSVTLYWFLIGIPLVLLCYHWGLGMGWPPTLLVAVKQALNGILNAALAGLMLLAVDLSRRRRALPVAQVLFSVLLSSLLVPSLLITTWQSRDLKGHLEAEQAERLGLFAELAVHHLGPRYHLDGRSAADREAEREHLNRLLHEHLPAGSEPQVQWSAPPGGDLGKLPRRETGIPTGTAGLTIILPSGRLPSRMARWRGARYRMEVPGEPASPAGLLAVEFNAAPLIDRLQETVTRILLVLLALAGLGVAAAQTLSRQLVRPLRELVEVTAALPAAIREDRPWPTPRPGRLREPGQLADAVAAMARSLTTSFRALAQENLDSARLRERLHRSETRLAESQRIADMGSWYLDLRTNEVEWSDQGYRLLGYAPGSVAPTLENFLRRVHPRDRGLITSQLRSVLAGEDLTDEHDVRIRRLNGDERSVHYRTRVQHDPAGRVSAIEGISIDITERKEAELALSAERRRLSNIIAGTRVGTWEWEVQTGVILVNARWAEILGYQLADLAPLSIQTWIDLTEPADLKRSLALLEAHFRGELDGYECDLRMRHRDGHWIWVLDQGRVMERDAAGAPRLMSGIHQDISERKQAEAALAQREAMVDELLALAVRLLGVPDQGLDALTAEALERVGRFAHADRSYVILLDESAGTLTNTLEWAAAGVAPALAQNQAIPISTLPELMLQLRLGEPVVIPRVTDLPAAWSREQEMCRAQAIQSMLVAPLAVGEVLLGCVGFDAVRAPRDWSPMQIRFLQVFASVLAGAMDRAHATADLRASNARYEQLAHQSRSMSWEIDPQGRYTYVNPVCEQILGYRADELIGQHFYDLLPAADRATVKAAVFAIMQRREPIRDFDRLCLGVQNWRVWLMSSGAPMLAPDGTFLGYRGIDTDITDRHLAQDLIRENETRHAAQLEELVDLINRPLPPADKDRALLELGCRTLGAAAAVLGVMEDDQRHQVLIALPGEGADGPGPAMFQAVLAQTLAHRGTPCVLGIDRLPGAAATSGLHSCVGLAFDAPRPDGPTETLILSLWGTQSALNLGEPERQMLRLIAQRLAAMRYQEQIQHDLVESRERETIGHLASGVAHDFNNLLGVIDANIYFLSIGLPGADSDPELRQVLEETQSALGQAKVITSGMLSLSRAGGVPLEPVDLQETVAELARILQQVLPAAIRLSIAIAPGLKARTNAGFLQAALLNLALNARDAMPAGGELRIEAAPSAGVDDTRLAVGTRPAMDCVELRVTDTGSGIEPAILPNIFDPLFSTKAKQRGHGLGLFMVQEFIARSGAGLVVESRPGCGTSFRLLLPAVSEPTPLPDADPRSPPAAVADPGSDGLPPGLRVLVVDDDPRVREAVARLLTLGGVDLAQAEHGQAALALLAQDSGFDLVLSDIAMPTLDGIGLFRHLARERPGLPVILMTGQDSALAGLDDLPGRPLVLRKPLDPAALRAAIRARVRPVQ
- a CDS encoding response regulator — translated: MPATINPRIVLIDDDPRLLAATARLIAAWGYRCETFTDGRAALTAMAADPPALLLVDIYMPDLDGFEVIARMRLIAPGTRIIAISGDIVRGHPTHVLAVSEQLGVDATIQKPLRPEQLRTLLGQLCAPASTA
- a CDS encoding EAL domain-containing response regulator, yielding MNLICLDDDPRMEPALRRFAVRLGHAVRFHTAAASFKTDVQARSPDLIVLDLELGQENGIDIIHWLAQAQTRAPLILLSGHGDDLLDTARRIARASGIEVLGVVSKGRIVRDLPPLLARGRCESAPAVPVPVPVPVPTPTQAAGAQLLTVGDLARCIREDRIEPYFQPIVEPGDGRLRGAEVLARLRLPSGRVLGPAAFIPLAESAGLLMALSESLFAGVLRLKPQLMPLKLGFLSVNLSAAALDHDRAIALVRGLLAGLQDCCRLAVEMTETAAMADSPPARDLTARISLLGASLSMDDFGTGYSSIRALTELPFDTLKIDLSFVSEMFDSAKAQTVLRAIVTLGHSLGLKVVAEGVETEAQRRFLIETGADLAQGFLFGRPMDIAALTRAYGPAVVEARVGLPA